A genomic stretch from Chryseobacterium sp. SNU WT5 includes:
- a CDS encoding bifunctional nuclease family protein — protein sequence MDYKRLTIRGISYSQTQSGAYALLLEHEETNIKLPIVIGNFEAQSISLGLEKDIHPPRPLTHDLFSKFVTAAHFEISSVIIYQIIDGVFFSNINFKNKDSGEEMILDARTSDAVAMAVRFEAAIYTTQQVLSEAGILLELDDLSKQEETIDQMAGEGDLVALNLEELQKLLDDAVKDEDFDSALEIQEELKRRKKKID from the coding sequence ATGGATTATAAAAGATTAACCATTCGCGGAATTTCATACAGCCAAACCCAGTCGGGGGCTTATGCTTTGCTTTTGGAACATGAAGAAACCAATATTAAATTACCTATTGTTATTGGCAATTTTGAAGCCCAATCCATTTCATTAGGATTAGAAAAAGATATTCATCCACCACGACCGCTGACACACGATTTATTTTCAAAATTTGTTACAGCGGCGCATTTTGAAATCTCATCTGTAATTATTTATCAAATCATTGATGGAGTATTTTTCTCCAACATTAATTTTAAAAATAAAGATAGTGGTGAAGAAATGATATTAGATGCTAGAACTTCAGACGCCGTTGCTATGGCAGTGCGTTTTGAAGCAGCTATTTATACCACGCAGCAGGTTTTAAGTGAGGCGGGGATTTTATTGGAGCTTGATGATCTTTCTAAACAGGAGGAAACGATAGACCAAATGGCGGGTGAAGGTGATTTGGTGGCGCTTAATTTAGAAGAGCTGCAAAAATTATTGGACGATGCAGTGAAAGACGAAGATTTCGATTCGGCGTTGGAGATTCAGGAAGAACTGAAACGCAGAAAGAAAAAAATTGATTAA
- a CDS encoding nucleoside permease, whose amino-acid sequence MNLKLRLTILSFLQFFVWGAWLTTLGTYGFSYKQWSGAEFGAVFSTLGIASIFMPALMGIIADKWINAEKLYGILHILYGITLFLLAKTDDPITFFWILLVGMCFFMPTLSLSNSISYKLLKDSHYDVVKVFPPIRVWGTIGFIVAMWTTNFLSDAKSFSNLGIDIGTQIADFLGNSINANQFYFAGIFAVFLGIFAFFLPKCPPPRLIKEGASFAEKLGLDAFKLFADRKMALFFFFSMFLGAALQLTNMYGDTYLKDFGNIAAFKDSAVVHYSTMIISISQISETLFILAIPFFLYKFGIKKVMLISMIAWVLRFGFFSFGSPEGFGLILIILSNIIYGMAFDFFNISGSLFIETTTDSKIRSSAQGLFMMMTNGFGAILGSYVSGWLISSFFTEQSGNKMWHEIWFVFAVYALIIALLFAVMFKHKHHPEDVTEGAVLNH is encoded by the coding sequence ATGAATTTAAAATTACGACTTACCATATTGTCTTTTCTTCAGTTTTTCGTTTGGGGAGCTTGGTTAACTACACTGGGAACGTATGGATTTTCCTATAAACAGTGGAGTGGTGCTGAATTCGGGGCTGTATTTTCAACTTTAGGCATTGCATCTATTTTTATGCCTGCTTTAATGGGGATAATCGCTGATAAATGGATAAATGCTGAAAAACTTTATGGAATTTTACATATTCTGTATGGAATAACTCTTTTTTTATTAGCAAAAACTGATGATCCTATTACATTTTTTTGGATCTTATTGGTAGGGATGTGTTTTTTTATGCCAACACTGTCATTATCTAATTCGATTTCTTACAAATTATTAAAAGATAGTCATTATGATGTTGTCAAAGTTTTTCCACCAATAAGAGTTTGGGGTACAATAGGGTTTATTGTTGCGATGTGGACCACAAATTTTTTAAGTGATGCTAAATCGTTCTCTAATTTAGGTATAGACATAGGAACGCAAATCGCCGATTTTCTTGGAAATTCAATCAATGCAAATCAATTTTATTTCGCTGGAATTTTCGCTGTTTTTCTTGGGATATTTGCTTTTTTTCTTCCAAAATGTCCGCCACCAAGGTTAATTAAAGAAGGTGCTTCATTTGCCGAAAAGTTAGGCTTAGATGCTTTTAAACTTTTTGCCGATAGAAAAATGGCTTTATTTTTCTTTTTCTCTATGTTTTTAGGAGCAGCATTACAGTTGACTAATATGTATGGCGATACTTACCTAAAAGATTTTGGAAATATTGCTGCATTTAAAGATTCGGCAGTTGTGCATTACTCGACAATGATTATTTCAATTTCGCAAATTTCAGAGACTTTATTCATTTTAGCAATCCCGTTTTTCCTTTATAAATTTGGAATAAAGAAAGTTATGCTAATTAGTATGATTGCGTGGGTTTTACGTTTTGGATTTTTCTCGTTTGGCTCACCAGAAGGTTTTGGTTTAATTCTTATAATATTATCTAATATTATCTACGGAATGGCATTTGATTTTTTCAATATTTCAGGGTCTTTATTTATTGAAACTACCACAGACAGTAAAATCCGTTCATCAGCTCAAGGTTTATTTATGATGATGACGAACGGATTTGGAGCAATTTTAGGAAGTTATGTTAGTGGATGGTTAATTTCATCTTTCTTTACAGAACAATCTGGGAATAAGATGTGGCATGAAATCTGGTTTGTTTTTGCAGTATATGCTTTGATTATTGCACTTTTATTTGCCGTCATGTTTAAACACAAACACCATCCCGAAGATGTTACCGAAGGCGCAGTCCTTAACCACTAA
- a CDS encoding acetyl-CoA C-acyltransferase yields MKEVFIVSAVRTPMGSFLGSLSSVPATKLGSTAIKGALDKISLDPKYVQEVYMGNVLQAGEGQAPARQAAMGAGLSDQTPATTINKVCASGMKAVMMAAQSIKAGDQEVIIAGGMENMSSVPHYYNARTATKLGDVKMQDGMVLDGLTDVYGKVHMGVCAEKCAAEYNITREDQDNFAVESYKRSAKAWSEGKFKDEVVSVEIPQRKGDPIVFSEDEEYKSVNFDRIGTLPTVFQRENGTVTAANASTLNDGASALILMSKEKMDELGLKPLAKIVSYADASHEPEWFTTAPSKALPIALKKANLEISDIDYFEFNEAFSVVGLVNNKILGLDASKVNVNGGAVSLGHPLGSSGSRIIVSLINILKQNNGKYGAAAICNGGGGASAIVIENL; encoded by the coding sequence ATGAAAGAAGTATTCATCGTATCTGCAGTAAGAACTCCAATGGGAAGTTTTTTAGGAAGTTTATCATCGGTTCCAGCAACCAAATTAGGATCAACTGCCATCAAAGGTGCTTTAGATAAAATAAGTCTTGATCCGAAATATGTTCAGGAAGTTTATATGGGAAATGTTTTACAGGCAGGTGAAGGACAGGCGCCGGCAAGACAGGCTGCAATGGGTGCAGGATTATCTGATCAAACTCCAGCAACTACCATTAACAAAGTTTGTGCTTCAGGAATGAAAGCCGTGATGATGGCTGCGCAGTCAATCAAAGCTGGTGATCAAGAGGTGATCATAGCAGGTGGAATGGAGAATATGTCTTCTGTACCACATTATTATAATGCCAGAACTGCTACAAAATTAGGTGATGTTAAAATGCAGGATGGAATGGTCCTCGATGGATTAACAGACGTTTATGGAAAAGTTCACATGGGGGTATGTGCAGAAAAATGTGCAGCTGAATATAATATTACAAGAGAAGACCAGGATAATTTCGCCGTAGAATCTTATAAGCGCTCTGCAAAAGCATGGAGTGAAGGGAAATTTAAAGATGAAGTTGTTTCTGTCGAAATCCCACAGAGAAAGGGAGATCCAATTGTGTTTTCAGAAGATGAAGAATATAAATCAGTCAATTTTGACAGAATCGGAACTTTACCAACTGTTTTTCAAAGAGAAAACGGAACGGTAACGGCTGCTAATGCTTCAACTTTAAATGATGGGGCTTCTGCTTTGATATTAATGTCTAAGGAAAAAATGGACGAATTGGGCTTGAAACCTTTGGCCAAAATCGTAAGTTACGCCGATGCCTCTCATGAGCCAGAATGGTTCACAACTGCTCCTTCCAAAGCCTTACCAATTGCTTTGAAGAAAGCCAACTTAGAAATTTCAGATATCGATTATTTCGAGTTTAACGAAGCTTTTTCTGTTGTTGGTTTGGTTAACAATAAGATTTTAGGTCTTGATGCCTCCAAAGTGAACGTGAATGGTGGTGCCGTATCTCTCGGTCACCCACTGGGAAGTTCAGGCTCTAGAATAATTGTTTCTTTGATTAATATTCTGAAGCAAAATAATGGTAAGTATGGTGCTGCAGCTATTTGCAATGGTGGTGGTGGTGCTTCCGCAATTGTTATTGAAAACTTGTAA
- a CDS encoding MFS transporter — MSENEPLQTQNIKNNPKIMKAWALYDWANSVYSLVITSTIFPIYFSILTTASEKTEFVEATGKWIKVPVRHMITIFGKEYQPDAIYGYSLTISFLIVVILSPFLSSLADTIGNKKSFLQFFCYLGATSCMGLAMFTGMQNVFLGLLFSITASVGFWGSLVFYNSFLPDIATPDKQDALSAKGYVYGYLGSVVLVIICLVLIQVFAKDAEQAKMYTRISFLLTGAWWFGFSQYTFKHLPQFGNIKEQLPKDLVLLNYKNIFKKHEEQGGFWEVLKDNVQFYIDIAKQSFRELFKVGRVLFKDRNLKFFLSSFFFYSVGMQTIFLMATLFGKSEINLEQDKLIMTLLVIQIEAIIGAVLFSKLSRKIGNKNVISIAIILWIVACLSAYFLNKENPNVEYQFYIIAAIIGLVMGGLQAMSRSTYSKLLPENSMDNTTFFSFYDVLEKIAIIIGTFIFATIIEQYHNMRYSALSMSVFFFIGLLLIRFLKVKLVKGK; from the coding sequence ATGTCGGAAAACGAACCATTACAAACTCAAAATATCAAGAATAATCCTAAAATTATGAAAGCCTGGGCTTTGTATGATTGGGCAAATTCTGTTTATTCATTGGTAATTACTTCTACCATTTTTCCGATTTATTTTTCGATATTGACTACGGCTTCTGAAAAAACAGAGTTTGTAGAGGCAACCGGGAAATGGATTAAAGTTCCTGTTCGACATATGATCACTATTTTTGGTAAAGAGTATCAACCTGATGCTATTTATGGATATTCATTGACCATTTCTTTTTTAATTGTCGTTATTTTATCACCTTTCCTTTCTTCACTCGCGGATACCATTGGAAATAAAAAATCATTTCTACAATTTTTCTGTTATTTAGGAGCAACGTCCTGTATGGGATTAGCCATGTTTACAGGCATGCAAAATGTATTTCTTGGATTATTGTTCAGCATTACCGCAAGTGTAGGTTTTTGGGGGAGTTTAGTATTCTATAATTCATTTTTACCCGATATTGCAACTCCTGATAAGCAGGATGCCCTCTCCGCGAAAGGATATGTATATGGATATCTAGGTTCGGTTGTTTTGGTCATTATCTGCTTGGTTCTTATTCAGGTTTTTGCGAAAGATGCAGAACAAGCCAAAATGTATACCCGAATTTCTTTCTTACTGACGGGTGCTTGGTGGTTTGGTTTTTCACAATATACCTTTAAACATTTACCGCAATTTGGTAATATTAAAGAACAGTTACCGAAAGATCTGGTGTTGCTTAATTATAAAAATATATTTAAGAAACATGAAGAACAAGGAGGTTTTTGGGAAGTTCTAAAAGACAATGTGCAGTTTTATATTGATATTGCCAAACAAAGTTTTCGTGAGTTATTTAAAGTAGGCCGCGTATTATTTAAAGATCGAAATCTCAAATTCTTTCTTTCAAGCTTCTTCTTTTATAGTGTTGGGATGCAGACGATTTTTTTGATGGCAACGTTATTTGGGAAAAGTGAAATAAACCTTGAACAGGATAAATTAATTATGACTTTGTTGGTCATTCAGATTGAAGCAATCATAGGCGCAGTTTTATTTTCAAAATTATCACGTAAAATTGGGAATAAAAATGTAATTTCGATAGCGATCATATTATGGATTGTCGCTTGTCTTTCTGCCTATTTTCTTAACAAAGAAAATCCGAATGTAGAATATCAGTTCTATATAATTGCTGCTATAATAGGCTTGGTAATGGGTGGTCTGCAAGCAATGTCACGCTCTACCTATTCCAAACTTCTTCCAGAAAACAGCATGGATAATACGACGTTTTTTAGCTTTTATGATGTTCTTGAAAAGATTGCGATCATCATAGGAACGTTTATTTTCGCAACAATTATAGAACAGTATCATAATATGAGATATTCAGCTTTATCCATGTCAGTATTTTTCTTTATTGGCCTCCTATTAATCCGTTTCTTAAAAGTGAAACTTGTTAAAGGAAAATAG
- a CDS encoding mevalonate kinase yields MANPLFYAKILLFGEYGIIEDSQGLTVPYSFYKGTLKFSDLESDFEKKSNDSLLKYSAYLKDLKLPESFELNVSRFIKDIKKGLFFDSNIPQGYGVGSSGALVAAIFEKYAIKGYQPEHISKEELKNLRTIFGQMESYFHGKSSGIDPLICYMNLPILIENRESVDKVSIPESHEGKGAIFLIDSGMTGETGPMVQIFFEKMKTEGFRKTMKEEFIRYNNACIDTFLKKEMNPFFKNLKSLSVWAYEHFKPMIPESIYNAWKKGLDSNAYYLKLCGSGGGGYILGFTKDYKKAEKMLEGFHKEVIYRF; encoded by the coding sequence ATGGCAAACCCTTTATTTTACGCAAAAATCCTGTTGTTCGGTGAATACGGTATTATTGAAGATTCCCAGGGTCTAACGGTGCCATATAGTTTCTATAAAGGAACTTTGAAATTTTCTGATTTAGAAAGTGACTTTGAAAAAAAGTCAAATGATTCTTTACTAAAATATTCCGCCTATTTAAAAGATTTGAAACTACCAGAATCATTTGAACTTAATGTCTCCCGGTTTATAAAAGATATTAAGAAAGGATTATTCTTTGATTCCAATATCCCTCAAGGATATGGAGTAGGAAGTTCAGGTGCTTTAGTAGCGGCTATTTTTGAAAAGTACGCAATCAAAGGTTACCAACCTGAACATATCTCTAAAGAAGAACTAAAAAATCTTCGTACCATTTTTGGTCAGATGGAAAGTTATTTCCACGGCAAAAGTTCTGGAATAGATCCATTGATCTGTTACATGAATCTACCAATTCTGATCGAAAATAGAGAAAGTGTAGATAAGGTTTCAATTCCCGAGAGTCACGAGGGAAAAGGAGCCATCTTCTTGATTGATTCCGGAATGACTGGTGAAACAGGACCAATGGTTCAGATTTTCTTTGAAAAAATGAAAACAGAAGGTTTCCGGAAAACCATGAAGGAAGAATTTATTCGTTACAATAACGCGTGTATTGATACTTTCTTGAAAAAAGAAATGAATCCTTTTTTTAAAAATTTAAAAAGTTTATCGGTCTGGGCATACGAGCACTTCAAACCAATGATTCCAGAGAGTATCTATAATGCTTGGAAAAAAGGTTTAGATTCTAATGCATACTATCTAAAACTTTGTGGCAGCGGCGGTGGTGGTTATATTTTAGGTTTTACAAAAGACTATAAAAAAGCAGAGAAAATGCTGGAAGGTTTTCACAAGGAAGTGATTTACCGATTCTAA
- a CDS encoding UbiA family prenyltransferase produces MKNPFIYRLSQFIAFIMGARVLVTLLLTFALYVSTFFLFNQEESLRNFVFDFKVHGIIFCSILSILAGGIINQFYDREKDEVTKPFRTRVQNFLKQKYFLYAYILLNSISLGIAAAISIRVFFFFLIYQFLMWFYSHKLSKLLIINNLTFVSLSLYPFFGMLVYYKTFSLQIFLMSIFIFLMLLIIDVLKDTLTKNADRVFGYFTIANIFSSKTTSAILVILLILAQCSSVLIIWKMGLKSIMSFYFAGSIFIQIIAVFLILNKTKYSKFINLNMLRIWIFIGIISMLANGIHQYYFL; encoded by the coding sequence ATGAAAAATCCATTTATTTATCGATTATCTCAATTTATTGCCTTTATAATGGGTGCCCGGGTTCTTGTCACTTTATTACTAACTTTTGCCTTATACGTTTCTACTTTTTTTCTATTTAATCAGGAGGAAAGTTTAAGAAATTTTGTGTTTGATTTTAAAGTTCATGGTATTATTTTCTGCTCTATTCTAAGTATTTTAGCAGGAGGTATTATCAATCAGTTTTATGATCGCGAAAAAGATGAGGTCACAAAACCATTTCGGACCCGAGTTCAAAATTTCTTAAAACAAAAATATTTTCTTTACGCGTACATTTTGCTTAATTCAATTTCGCTCGGAATTGCTGCTGCAATCTCAATACGGGTTTTCTTTTTCTTTTTGATCTACCAGTTTTTGATGTGGTTTTATAGTCATAAATTGAGCAAGTTATTGATTATTAATAATCTAACATTTGTGAGTTTATCATTGTATCCATTTTTTGGAATGCTGGTGTATTATAAAACCTTTTCCTTGCAGATATTTTTAATGTCGATATTCATCTTTTTAATGCTCTTAATTATTGATGTTTTAAAAGATACCCTGACAAAGAATGCAGATCGAGTTTTTGGTTATTTTACAATTGCCAACATATTTAGTTCAAAAACAACCAGTGCTATACTTGTAATTCTATTAATATTAGCGCAATGTTCGTCGGTATTAATTATTTGGAAAATGGGACTGAAAAGTATCATGAGTTTCTACTTTGCGGGAAGTATTTTTATTCAGATCATAGCTGTTTTTCTCATTTTGAATAAGACCAAATATTCGAAATTCATCAATTTAAATATGTTGAGAATTTGGATATTCATTGGAATTATCTCCATGTTGGCCAATGGAATTCATCAGTATTATTTTCTTTAA
- a CDS encoding pseudouridine synthase translates to MSRDSKGNKKQRISKISNSGSSPKARATKTVRPRTEKPEEKKEPKAPREPRLMSAAEAKSYEKTFDKPASRKMGKRVGKSFDKSGKAVTGASKSGVKKPYKKPFVPVDEAQKTRSFVQKRRFDKLAKETPKESIRLNKYIANSGICSRREADDLITQGLVEVNGKPVTEMGYQVQKTDRVVFDGQGITPEKPVYVLLNKPKGYISTTKDDKARKTVLDLVANASPYRLFPVGRLDRSTTGVILLTNDGHMTKKLTHPSFTMKKIYHVTLDRKLDRADLNIIAEGLRLEEGIAEVDSISYIEGKPKNEIGIEIHIGWNRVVRRIFQKLGYEVELLDRVMFAGLTKKNIKRGHWRILSELEVNNLKML, encoded by the coding sequence ATGAGCAGAGATAGTAAAGGTAATAAGAAGCAAAGAATAAGCAAAATTTCTAATTCAGGAAGTTCGCCAAAAGCTCGTGCAACAAAAACTGTAAGACCTCGCACTGAAAAACCAGAAGAGAAAAAAGAGCCTAAGGCACCAAGAGAGCCAAGATTAATGTCTGCCGCAGAAGCAAAATCTTACGAAAAGACTTTTGACAAACCAGCTTCCAGAAAGATGGGAAAGAGAGTTGGGAAGTCTTTTGATAAAAGTGGTAAAGCTGTAACAGGTGCTTCAAAATCCGGAGTAAAAAAACCTTATAAAAAACCATTCGTCCCCGTAGATGAAGCGCAGAAAACCCGTTCTTTTGTTCAAAAAAGAAGGTTTGATAAGTTGGCAAAAGAGACTCCTAAAGAATCGATCCGTTTAAATAAATATATTGCTAATTCTGGAATTTGTTCTCGTAGAGAAGCAGATGATTTAATTACACAAGGTTTGGTAGAAGTAAACGGAAAACCTGTTACCGAAATGGGTTACCAGGTTCAGAAAACGGACAGAGTTGTCTTCGACGGACAGGGAATTACACCAGAGAAACCGGTTTATGTTTTATTGAACAAGCCGAAAGGATATATTTCTACAACTAAAGATGACAAAGCAAGAAAAACTGTTTTGGATCTGGTAGCCAATGCATCACCTTACAGATTGTTCCCAGTGGGGAGATTAGACCGTTCAACGACAGGGGTTATCTTATTGACGAATGATGGACATATGACCAAGAAGCTTACACACCCGTCTTTTACCATGAAGAAAATCTATCATGTTACATTGGATCGGAAATTAGATAGAGCGGATTTAAACATCATTGCGGAAGGTTTAAGATTAGAAGAAGGAATAGCAGAAGTAGACAGTATTTCATACATCGAAGGAAAACCTAAAAATGAAATTGGTATCGAAATCCATATCGGTTGGAATAGAGTAGTGCGTCGGATCTTCCAGAAATTAGGTTATGAAGTTGAATTATTGGATCGAGTAATGTTTGCGGGTTTAACCAAGAAAAACATTAAAAGGGGACACTGGAGAATATTGTCTGAGTTAGAAGTTAATAATCTAAAAATGTTATAA